The following are from one region of the Littorina saxatilis isolate snail1 linkage group LG4, US_GU_Lsax_2.0, whole genome shotgun sequence genome:
- the LOC138965425 gene encoding uncharacterized protein produces MVHKTSHRGVHSGNTLRAFNSRYSRRYQNQACIVSRVRPELLKKLVSGDADDNLEPADDKGTAQLNNVAVDVALSLNKQSRWLLPSTLIRQIQSNDVAQSDLTVSLLERHKLKRPSSCVSFHSNKGEVKRIQPRNGRYFSFNFPNADGKSRRAYKREKREELLLEQLKASTAAKNMKTDSEKIAGRKVEVFTELGRRRVALERNNFIDQGVGESEVRYEVYYPSPAQSSLSHNPKYIKQDVSLAPGDNSEHVQHGKPKKQHRGKQRKRMSVKDLDDCDLPSYHADYQHDLAPVTDSQEIAQVGDSQEIAQVGDSQEIAQVGDSQEIAQVGDSQEIAQAAGVTVQHKTTDCLLGSLIEKAERLQQMVGVAKTRRRKKSGSKTSSHHQEDKSHIVYLSEAQQADDSEAEASPKATPTTLPVAATPSDSTRVVLPNIDVTFTSLRDCFGKNYFEAACRPRKFLLDITTNVKELLKKRGVQPKVADITDDALTYLIFIHDGFYDDEHDVYKMLLNSRLREGLLSVQVNTDDGQDLYKGTVINLVSCAVDFAEGFVAELQERNHFPSFCDKGEQRELKRHLGSAEIYIPSLERNFQTGSSLTDFSLPSLSDMLQEEPVFCDVCYDDVSPMTQDSASATTLLKCKHRVCDSCWSQHIHSRLHQGFVRVTCPGYDCQDEVKVGVLLSVVPLGTVEKVLLRQEEVRIGASVTEKWCPNQSCGRVLHLQAATAAGPNSQLRAATGSGPNSQLQQDVVCACGTHVCFQCLSPAHWPASCAQAEDYRHKLATTVFPDREAEVEDDHNFALEAKVKREREERMAKKVMLVEGKYCPRCRNFVYKNGGCPQMTCCCGQIFCWFCGRAGYSHPNRGRGCVDKETEKEMTTTIVIRHRGHSEDEKKEERQQAAAVQRQRVSLMERAAEHRQRRLNAQHGKVVTSMAKAVATAAVKDTTLAQHIVNVCSNTFPSSAPEPSALTSSAVKTPKVMDVVTTFLKRAARSKQELYEVAEYSLVLLKDLPDSLHRRRALRISEDLGAFCTFAQSIFEAWGASPSGQGQGVKAVMRLAEIQGWINSALASHVATVRKLRSSGLDKQ; encoded by the exons ATGGTTCACAAAACGTCTCATCGCGGTGTTCACTCGGGGAACACCCTTCGTGCATTCAACTCTCGCTACAGCCGCCGCTACCAGAACCAGGCATGCATCGTGTCCAGAGTTCGCCCAGAACTTTTGAAGAAACTAGTCAGCGGCGACGCAGACGACAATTTAGAGCCAGCAGACGACAAGGGGACTGCGCAGCTGAACAACGTTGCAGTAGATGTGGCCCTGTCCCTCAACAAGCAGTCCCGTTGGCTGCTGCCGTCGACACTCATCCGACAGATCCAAAGCAACGACGTGGCCCAGTCCGACCTGACCGTGTCACTGCTGGAGCGTCACAAACTCAAACGGCCCTCCAGCTGCGTCAGTTTCCATAGCAACAAGGGTGAGGTGAAGCGAATTCAGCCTCGCAACGGTCGCTACTTCAGCTTTAACTTTCCGAATGCTGACGGAAAGTCCCGACGAGCGTACAAACGAGAGAAGAGGGAGGAGTTACTACTCGAGCAGCTGAAGGCGAGCACCGCCGCCAAGAACATGAAGACGGACTCTGAGAAGATCGCGGGCAGGAAGGTGGAAGTCTTCACGGAACTCGGCCGCCGCCGTGTCGCATTGGAAAGAAACAATTTCATTGACCAAGGAGTTGGAGAATCGGAG GTGAGATACGAGGTGTACTACCCGTCTCCAGCCCAGAGCTCCCTCTCGCACAACCCCAAGTACATCAAGCAGGATGTCTCCCTTGCCCCTGGCGATAACAGCGAGCACGTGCAGCACGGCAAGCCCAAGAAACAGCACCGCGGCAAGCAGAGGAAGAGGATGTCGGTCAAGGACCTTGACGACTGTGACCTGCCCTCCTACCACGCTGACTACCAGCACGACCTCGCTCCTGTCACTGACAGCCAAGAGATCGCACAGGTTGGTGACAGCCAAGAGATCGCACAGGTTGGTGACAGCCAAGAGATCGCACAGGTTGGTGACAGCCAAGAGATCGCACAGGTTGGTGACAGCCAAGAGATCGCACAGGCTGCTGGTGTCACGGTGCAACACAAGACCACAGACTGTCTTCTCGGCTCGCTCATCGAGAAGGCGGAGCGACTGCAGCAGATGGTGGGCGTGGCCAAGACACGCCGCAGGAAGAAGAGTGGCAGCAAGACATCCAGTCACCACCAGGAAGACAAGTCTCACATCGTGTACCTCTCTGAAGCACAGCAGGCTGATGACTCTGAAGCTGAGGCCTCCCCTAAggccacccccaccaccctgcCTGTCGCTGCTACCCCCTCTGACTCCACCAGGGTGGTCTTGCCCAACATTGACGTCACTTTCACGAGCTTGAGGGACTGCTTTGGAAAAAACTATTTCGAAGCCGCGTGTAGACCCCGTAAGTTCCTCCTGGACATTACAACCAACGTTAAAGAGCTACTGAAGAAGCGAGGCGTGCAACCCAAAGTAGCAGACATCACAGACGATGCCCTCACCTACCTTATCTTCATCCATGACGGTTTCTACGACGACGAGCACGACGTGTACAAAATGCTGCTCAACAGCAGGCTGCGTGAAGGTCTCCTGTCGGTGCAGGTCAACACTGATGACGGTCAGGACCTCTACAAGGGAACGGTCATCAACCTTGTCAGCTGTGCTGTGGACTTTGCTGAGGGTTTTGTTGCTGAACTGCAGGAGCGGAATCACTTCCCGTCTTTTTGTGACAAAGGCGAGCAAAGAGAACTGAAACGCCACCTGGGCTCTGCAGAAATCTACATTCCCTCTCTTGAGCGGAATTTTCAGACGGGGTCAAGCCTGACTGActtctccctcccttctttgtccgACATGCTGCAGGAGGAGCCTGTCTTCTGTGACGTGTGCTACGATGACGTCAGCCCTATGACGCAGGACAGTGCATCGGCCACGACCCTGCTGAAGTGCAAGCACCGAGTGTGTGACAGTTGCTGGTCGCAGCACATCCACAGCCGCCTGCATCAAGGCTTCGTGCGCGTCACGTGCCCGGGCTACGACTGTCAGGATGAGGTCAAGGTGGGTGTTCTGCTGTCTGTGGTTCCCCTGGGCACTGTGGAGAAGGTGCTGCTGAGGCAGGAGGAGGTTCGTATCGGAGCCTCCGTCACAGAGAAGTGGTGCCCTAACCAGTCCTGCGGTCGCGTTCTCCATCTTCAGGCTGCCACAGCTGCTGGCCCCAACTCCCAGCTTCGGGCCGCCACAGGTTCTGGCCCCAACTCCCAGCTTCAGCAGGACGTGGTTTGTGCGTGCGGGACTCACGTGTGCTTCCAGTGCCTCTCCCCTGCTCACTGGCCCGCGTCCTGCGCACAGGCCGAAGACTACCGGCACAAGCTGGCCACCACAGTCTTTCCTGACCGCGAGGCCGAGGTCGAAGATGACCACAACTTCGCCTTGGAAGCGAAGGTAAAGCGGGAAAGGGAGGAAAGAATGGCAAAGAAGGTGATGCTGGTGGAAGGCAAGTACTGCCCCAGGTGCAGAAACTTCGTCTACAAGAACGGCGGTTGTCCCCAGATGACGTGCTGCTGTGGACAGATTTTTTGTTGGTTCTGTGGCAGGGCTGGGTACTCTCACCCCAACCGGGGCAGAGGCTGTGTGGACAAGGAAACCGAGAAGGAAATGACCACCACCATCGTCATCCGCCATCGTGGGCACAGCGAAGACgagaagaaagaggagagacaGCAAGCAGCAGCGGTCCAACGTCAAAGGGTTTCGCTGATGGAGAGAGCAGCTGAACATCGTCAACGTCGTCTCAACGCTCAGCATGGCAAGGTCGTCACCAGCATGGCCAAAGCCGTCGCCACAGCCGCTGTCAAGGACACGACTCTAGCTCAGCACATAGTCAACGTGTGCTCCAACACTTTCCCCTCTTCCGCCCCTGAACCCTCTGCCCTAACATCTTCTGCAGTAAAAACCCCCAAAGTGATGGACGTAGTCACGACTTTCCTGAAGCGTGCTGCCCGCAGCAAGCAAGAACTGTACGAAGTGGCCGAGTACTCGCTAGTGCTTCTCAAGGACCTTCCAGACTCTCTCCACAGACGGCGAGCTCTGCGCATCTCCGAGGACCTCGGGGCCTTCTGCACCTTCGCCCAGTCCATCTTCGAGGCCTGGGGAGCCAGTCCTTCGGGTCAAGGTCAAGGGGTCAAGGCAGTCATGAGATTGGCTGAGATCCAAGGCTGGATCAACTCGGCTCTCGCTTCGCACGTGGCCACGGTCAGGAAGCTGCGTAGTTCTGGTTTGGACAAACAGTGA